From the genome of Mycoplasmopsis bovis PG45:
ATGTTGACAATTTAGATGTTAAACAGCCCGTTTTGGTAAAGAGGGCATATGCTGATGGACTAGGGTTTGTTTCGCTTATGACAGGCGAAAAAACACACAATGCTTACCCTGATAAAGAAATTGTTAAACTATTAAAAAGATCAGCTAAAAAGAAGAAAATAAATGTTTTAGATGTCTCTTGCCACACAACCGATGTTTTTTATAGCATAAGATCCTTAGAAGAAACAATAAATAAAACTAAGTGTCAAGTAGTTGATAATGAATGCTTTGGCTTATTTACAACTGCGAAAAGATGTAACAAAAAAGCGGCCGCTTTATTAAGCGTTTCAGAAAATATAGTAACAGGAAAGTCAATGACTAGTGATGAAAGGTTATTAGAATTTTCACAAATGTTTGAAGTTGCTCTTAATGCTTTAGACAATATCTACAAGCACATTGAAAATTAATTAGTTTTTTTATATCCAGATGATATTTTAAATATATTAAAAGGACTATTGTAAATATGAAGAAAAAACTTACTATTGCCCTTTCATCAGTAATTGGCACAATTGCTCTTGCAACAGCAATTGCGGTGCCAATTACTTTGCAACAAAAAAATAAAAATAAGCCTTTAATAATTAATAATGATTCAAGTATTATTACTAAGCCTATAGATATGGATGATAATTCATCGCCAATGAAGTCTGAGCCTGTAGATATGGATGAATTAAAATTAAATGATGGGAATAAGATGATGGATGATAATCCATCACCAATGAAGTCTGAGCCTGTAGATTTAAGTTCGCTTATTAATAAAACTAGTTTTGGATTAATCATCACAAATGATAGCTTACCAACTGAAAAAGAAATTATAGATTTAGTAAAAAAAGAAAATCCAGGCTTAAATGAAAAAGCATTACAATCACTAAGTGTTGAAAATATTTCAAAACAAGGTTCAACTATTACTTCAAAGAATAAGGATGATTTTTCAGGCGAAATAAAGCTTAAATATAGAGCTAGAACAAATAGCGAACAAGAAAAATACCACAATGAAACAGTCGGATTGGTAAAAACAACCTGAGAGAAATCATTTAAAAATAAATTACATAGTCTAATGACCTTAGGTGAGGTTTTTGGGCAGTTAGTTAAAAAAGTAAACAGAGAAGATAGCAAAATTTCCCTTGACAAAGATCAAAAAAATGTTTACATTACTTCATTATTAAAAGGCAATAGTATTTCTGGTACTAATAATTTGCAAGGAAATAACAACAATAAAGAAATTACTGTTAAAGTTGAAAACAAGCATGATATAAAGCTTGAAATAGGGTTTGCTAGGGGAGGTACAGTTCCCACCAAATATATTGACAAAAATGGTAAAGAGGTCACCGATGACGGATGAGATCTATCTAATATTGATGCCACAGTAATAACAAAAATTGGCTTTCACGATTACAAAGGAGTTATTAGAGTCCCTACATTACCAAAAAATATTAAACGAGTTCCAAGCGAACTACCTTCAGTAATCACAAGCTTGGAAAAAACATTTAGTGGATTAAAAAGCGAAAAAGTTATGGGTATTGAAAATTGAGATACTTCAAACATATCTAATTTATCTGAAACTTTTAGTGGCGCTGAAAATTTCAACCAAGACTTATCAAAATGAAAAACTACAAAAGTTACAGATATGTCAGCAACATTTTATAATGCCAAAAAGTTCAATAGTCCACTAAATAGTTGAGATACTTATAATGTAACAAATATGCAATCGATGTTTTATGGCGCTGCTGAATTCAATCAAGAACTTTCAAATTGAAAAACAAGCAATGTTACAAATATGTCATTTATGTTCGATGGAGCAGCAAAATTTGACAAAAATATAAGTGGATGAGATGTCAAAAAAGTTACTAACCATAATAATTTTTGCAACAATTCAGGATTAAAATGTAAATTAAAAGAGCCAGAATGTAAACTTGAAAATTGTCCTATGTTCTGTTGTGAAAAAAATAATCAATGCGAAATATGCAAAAAATCAATGTCTATGAAATAAAAGCGTATTGGCTTATGTGACAATTCTTAGAAATTCCATTAACTTTATAAAACAGGCGAAAAACTCCATCCCTGGAGTTTTTTTCTAACTAATTTTAATTTACAGTGACTGTAATTACTTCAGAAGCTAAATCATTTTCGGTTGCCTTTGTTCTTATTTGATAAGTTTCTTTTGCTAGTTTTTCTATTTTTCAAGTTGTAATTTGTTTTCATTCGCTTTGATTTTCTAAACGAAATTCCATTGTGTTATCAACACCAAAAATCACTCCATTATGAACCTTAACCTTGTTTCTAACATCATTATCATTACCTTTTAGTTATGAAATTACTTGAATATCAGATTCATATTTATCAACACCGTTTTTATAACGAACTGATACTGAGCCATGTACAGCGTCTTTTACTACAAAGTCATTACTTGTAATATCTTTTCACTCACCAAAGTTATTTCTGTATTCC
Proteins encoded in this window:
- a CDS encoding purine-nucleoside phosphorylase, which produces MPTPHLSCNKGEIAKIVLMPGDPLRAEYMAKKFLTNPKLVSLVRNIYFYTGEYKGKLVTIGASGMGVASMGIYAYELFTEYDVDVIIRLGSTGSYVDNLDVKQPVLVKRAYADGLGFVSLMTGEKTHNAYPDKEIVKLLKRSAKKKKINVLDVSCHTTDVFYSIRSLEETINKTKCQVVDNECFGLFTTAKRCNKKAAALLSVSENIVTGKSMTSDERLLEFSQMFEVALNALDNIYKHIEN
- a CDS encoding BspA family leucine-rich repeat surface protein, yielding MKKKLTIALSSVIGTIALATAIAVPITLQQKNKNKPLIINNDSSIITKPIDMDDNSSPMKSEPVDMDELKLNDGNKMMDDNPSPMKSEPVDLSSLINKTSFGLIITNDSLPTEKEIIDLVKKENPGLNEKALQSLSVENISKQGSTITSKNKDDFSGEIKLKYRARTNSEQEKYHNETVGLVKTTWEKSFKNKLHSLMTLGEVFGQLVKKVNREDSKISLDKDQKNVYITSLLKGNSISGTNNLQGNNNNKEITVKVENKHDIKLEIGFARGGTVPTKYIDKNGKEVTDDGWDLSNIDATVITKIGFHDYKGVIRVPTLPKNIKRVPSELPSVITSLEKTFSGLKSEKVMGIENWDTSNISNLSETFSGAENFNQDLSKWKTTKVTDMSATFYNAKKFNSPLNSWDTYNVTNMQSMFYGAAEFNQELSNWKTSNVTNMSFMFDGAAKFDKNISGWDVKKVTNHNNFCNNSGLKCKLKEPECKLENCPMFCCEKNNQCEICKKSMSMK